A genome region from Chryseobacterium sp. G0186 includes the following:
- the secD gene encoding protein translocase subunit SecD codes for MQGKGLITIVAIVLGLICLNELLPTWYASKIESQIEAAKGNEKEIKRIKEDTLNLGYTKLYYSKAKDKEMKLGLDLKGGINVLLEINQRDLVNDLTNYSTNPVLIDALNKTDEAQKNSTKSYIDNFFEQFDAVNKAKGTNLKLADPELFGNTNLSEIKYNTTDEQVKSIVKRRIDLSVGTAFEVIRTRIDKLGAIQPNVQRVPGTARISVEMPGMKDIDKVKKMLQTSAKLQFWEVQQVPEIAPYFQTLTTMVAAKGDSMGVAKNVNFMNLLQLDKLRSNGVANVKLSDTAVVNKILNSKVGQSLRPANIKYTQFMWGYKPEATSPDALVLYAIRGNINQKAPVDGAVESANISYDELSRVVVDMQMDSKGAKEWKTLTEKNVGKPVAVTLDGRVYTAPNVVNAIPNGRTQISGNFSQEEAKELVDVLGAGKLPAGAKVVQATQVGPSLGQESINAGMISFAIAFLIIIVYIIFYYGGAGVYAVIAMVINLFYIFGIMDSGDFTLTLPGIAGIVLTMAMAVDTNVIIYERTKEELFAGKSILEAYKDGFKHALSAIIDGHSTTLLTAVVLFFFGTGPIKGFALTLMIGIIMTLFTSVLLSRVMIFHRLNKGKHLSVWTPPTKNLFRNTWIDFIGKRKYAYIISAVLTVICIVSMVTQGFKYGIDFTGGRNYVVRFDKAVNANDVEEKLVKLFKTEDGKNSSVEAKTFGNSNQLKISTDYLIEDESLKADQTIEQKLYEGLKGDLPANITLHDFKSADKDHAGIISSEKVGPTVADDIQTHGILAVVAALGGIFLYILFRFRKWQFSLGAVAALFHDAVIILGTYSLLHKYMPFNMEINQDFIAAILTVLGYSINDTVIIFDRIREYLREKKSLTLAGLFDDSISSTLGRTFNTSFTTILVILAIFIFGGDNLRGFMFAMLIGIGFGTYSSIFIASAIAYDFLKKGKEDEVHGKTTSDKEVLASK; via the coding sequence ATGCAAGGAAAAGGACTTATTACAATTGTTGCTATTGTCCTGGGGTTGATTTGCTTAAACGAGCTATTACCAACCTGGTACGCCAGCAAAATTGAATCGCAGATAGAAGCTGCGAAAGGAAACGAGAAAGAGATCAAACGAATCAAGGAAGATACTCTGAATCTTGGGTATACAAAGCTTTATTATTCAAAAGCTAAAGACAAGGAAATGAAACTTGGTCTTGACTTAAAAGGCGGGATCAACGTTCTATTGGAAATCAACCAGAGAGATTTGGTAAATGATTTAACCAATTATTCTACAAATCCTGTTCTTATTGATGCTTTAAACAAAACTGATGAAGCTCAGAAAAACTCAACAAAATCTTACATCGACAACTTCTTTGAACAGTTCGATGCGGTTAACAAAGCTAAAGGAACAAACCTGAAGCTTGCTGATCCGGAACTTTTCGGAAACACAAACTTATCTGAAATCAAGTATAATACGACTGATGAGCAGGTGAAAAGTATTGTGAAAAGAAGAATCGACCTTTCTGTAGGTACAGCCTTCGAGGTAATCAGAACGAGAATTGATAAGCTTGGAGCGATCCAGCCAAACGTTCAGAGAGTACCTGGTACAGCGAGAATTTCTGTAGAAATGCCTGGTATGAAAGATATCGATAAGGTGAAGAAAATGCTTCAGACTTCCGCAAAACTTCAGTTCTGGGAAGTACAGCAGGTTCCTGAAATTGCGCCTTATTTCCAAACATTAACCACTATGGTTGCTGCAAAAGGAGATTCTATGGGAGTTGCAAAGAATGTAAACTTCATGAATCTTTTACAGCTTGACAAATTAAGATCGAATGGTGTTGCCAACGTTAAATTATCTGATACAGCGGTTGTAAATAAAATTTTAAACAGCAAGGTAGGTCAGTCTTTACGTCCGGCAAACATTAAATATACACAGTTCATGTGGGGGTACAAGCCTGAGGCTACAAGTCCTGACGCTTTGGTATTGTATGCAATCAGAGGTAACATCAATCAGAAAGCACCTGTAGATGGAGCTGTAGAATCAGCAAACATTAGCTATGATGAGCTTAGCAGAGTGGTTGTAGATATGCAGATGGATTCTAAAGGAGCTAAGGAATGGAAAACCTTAACAGAAAAAAATGTTGGAAAGCCAGTTGCTGTAACTCTTGATGGTAGAGTATATACTGCACCAAACGTTGTAAATGCTATCCCTAACGGTAGAACGCAAATCTCTGGTAACTTCTCTCAGGAGGAAGCTAAAGAATTGGTAGACGTTCTAGGAGCAGGTAAATTACCGGCAGGTGCAAAAGTAGTACAGGCGACTCAGGTAGGTCCGTCTCTAGGACAGGAATCTATCAACGCAGGTATGATCTCTTTTGCTATCGCATTCTTGATTATTATTGTTTATATCATTTTCTATTACGGTGGTGCCGGTGTGTACGCTGTAATTGCAATGGTTATTAACTTATTCTATATTTTCGGAATTATGGATTCCGGAGACTTTACATTAACTCTTCCTGGTATCGCAGGTATTGTATTGACAATGGCGATGGCCGTTGATACAAACGTAATTATCTACGAAAGAACCAAAGAGGAATTATTTGCCGGCAAGAGTATCTTGGAAGCTTATAAGGATGGTTTCAAGCACGCATTAAGTGCAATTATTGATGGTCACTCAACTACTTTATTAACGGCAGTTGTATTGTTCTTCTTCGGAACAGGGCCTATCAAAGGATTTGCATTGACATTGATGATCGGTATTATCATGACATTGTTCACTTCTGTATTATTATCAAGAGTAATGATTTTCCACAGACTGAACAAAGGAAAGCACCTTTCTGTATGGACGCCTCCTACGAAAAACCTATTCAGAAATACTTGGATTGACTTTATCGGTAAGAGAAAATATGCTTATATCATTTCTGCGGTATTAACTGTAATCTGTATTGTTTCTATGGTTACACAAGGATTCAAATATGGTATCGACTTTACAGGAGGTAGAAACTATGTGGTAAGATTTGACAAAGCAGTAAATGCGAATGATGTTGAAGAGAAATTAGTAAAACTATTCAAAACTGAAGACGGTAAAAACTCTTCTGTAGAAGCTAAGACATTCGGAAATTCAAATCAGTTGAAGATTTCTACGGATTACCTTATTGAAGATGAATCTTTAAAAGCTGACCAAACGATTGAGCAGAAATTATATGAAGGGTTAAAAGGAGATCTTCCTGCAAACATTACATTACACGATTTCAAATCTGCAGATAAAGATCACGCTGGTATCATTTCTTCTGAAAAAGTAGGACCTACGGTAGCTGATGATATCCAGACACATGGTATTCTAGCTGTAGTAGCTGCTTTAGGTGGTATTTTCTTATACATCTTATTCAGATTTAGAAAATGGCAGTTCTCTTTAGGGGCAGTAGCAGCTCTATTCCACGATGCGGTTATTATTTTAGGAACGTATTCATTACTTCACAAATATATGCCGTTCAACATGGAGATCAACCAGGACTTCATTGCGGCGATCCTTACGGTATTAGGGTATTCAATTAACGATACGGTAATTATCTTCGACAGAATTAGAGAATATCTGAGAGAGAAGAAATCATTAACATTAGCAGGATTATTTGATGACTCTATCTCAAGTACATTGGGTAGAACATTCAACACTTCATTTACTACTATCCTGGTAATTCTTGCCATCTTTATCTTCGGAGGTGATAACCTTAGAGGGTTCATGTTTGCAATGCTAATCGGTATTGGATTCGGTACTTACTCATCTATCTTTATTGCATCTGCAATTGCTTATGACTTCCTTAAAAAAGGAAAAGAAGACGAAGTACATGGGAAGACCACTTCCGATAAAGAAGTACTTGCTTCAAAGTAA
- a CDS encoding TCR/Tet family MFS transporter, translating into MENSKKKAAIGFIFITLLIDITGWGIIIPVVPKLIEELIHADISEAAKYGGWLGFAYAFTQFIFSPLVGNLSDKYGRRPIILISLFGFAVDYIFLALAPTIWWLFLGRVIAGITGASVTTASAYIADISTDEDRAKNFGLIGAAFGLGFIIGPVLGGVLGHYGARVPFYAAAGLCLLNFLYGYFILPESLDKDKRREFDWKRANPIGSFKFLGKHPEISGLIVALILIYIAGHAVQSNWSFFTMYKFGWTERMVGISLGVVGLLVGLVQGLLIRWTTPRLGEQKSIYYGLTMYAIGLLLFAFASEGWMMFAFLGPYCLGGICGPALQSVITKSVPSNEQGELQGALTSLMSATSIIGPPMMTNLFYFFTHDEAPFKFSGAPFFLAFILMAISVVVTYSAFKKKRKI; encoded by the coding sequence ATGGAAAATTCAAAGAAAAAAGCGGCCATAGGCTTTATATTTATAACCTTACTGATTGACATTACGGGATGGGGGATCATTATTCCTGTTGTTCCTAAACTGATTGAAGAGTTGATTCATGCAGATATCAGTGAAGCTGCAAAGTATGGAGGCTGGCTGGGATTTGCCTATGCATTTACACAGTTCATCTTTTCTCCGCTTGTAGGTAATTTAAGTGATAAATATGGGCGTAGACCTATTATTTTGATTTCCCTTTTCGGGTTTGCGGTGGATTATATTTTTCTGGCGCTGGCACCTACAATCTGGTGGCTGTTCCTGGGAAGGGTTATTGCTGGGATTACCGGAGCCAGTGTAACCACGGCGAGTGCTTATATTGCAGACATTTCTACAGATGAAGACAGAGCAAAGAACTTCGGACTGATAGGAGCTGCATTCGGGCTTGGATTTATTATAGGACCGGTTTTGGGTGGTGTTTTGGGACATTATGGAGCCAGGGTTCCTTTCTATGCGGCAGCAGGACTATGCTTGCTTAACTTCCTTTACGGGTACTTCATTCTTCCTGAAAGTTTAGATAAAGATAAAAGAAGAGAATTTGACTGGAAACGGGCTAACCCTATTGGATCATTTAAATTTTTAGGGAAGCACCCGGAAATTTCGGGACTTATTGTTGCCTTAATATTAATCTATATTGCAGGACATGCTGTACAAAGTAACTGGAGCTTCTTTACCATGTATAAGTTTGGCTGGACAGAGAGAATGGTTGGAATTTCACTGGGAGTTGTTGGTTTGTTGGTAGGTTTGGTACAAGGGCTTTTGATCAGATGGACAACACCAAGACTGGGTGAGCAGAAAAGTATTTATTATGGACTTACAATGTATGCCATAGGGTTGTTACTGTTTGCTTTTGCTTCTGAGGGATGGATGATGTTTGCCTTTTTGGGCCCTTATTGTTTGGGAGGAATCTGTGGACCGGCCTTGCAGTCTGTGATTACAAAGAGTGTTCCTTCCAATGAACAGGGAGAGCTTCAGGGTGCATTAACGAGTTTAATGAGTGCTACTTCCATTATCGGACCTCCGATGATGACGAATCTGTTTTACTTTTTCACTCATGATGAAGCGCCATTCAAGTTTTCTGGAGCACCGTTCTTCCTGGCATTTATTTTAATGGCAATCAGTGTTGTTGTTACGTATTCTGCCTTTAAGAAAAAAAGAAAAATTTAA
- a CDS encoding PQQ-dependent sugar dehydrogenase, whose translation MKNLLFTISIFSSLIVNSQSINLEEFASGLTSPVEITNANDSRLFVVQQDGMIKILQPNGAINPTNFLNISSKIVYGGERGLLGLAFHPQYPTNGYFFVYYNNTAGNIVVARYSVSTADPNVADPNSEKILLNIPKPFNNHNGGSIHFAPDGKLWIITGDGGSGGDPNNNAQNKNALLGKMLRIDVNATGPYTIPPDNPFAGSTVDGLDEIWAYGLRNAWKFSFDLDTGNAWIADVGQGAIEEINRMPITQAGINYGWRCYEGNTAYNTTGCPAQSSMTFPIAVYDHSGGKCSITGGYVYRGSQYPSLQGKYFFADYCSTQIGILNTDNSITWTSAYSGNNFSTFGQNSQKELYVAAVNSGKIFKVTTGTLGTQESNSLGTIKIYPNPASKEIFISGIRDKKVTAEIISAEGRKVLETDQLSNGQSINISKVPAGVYFINLKSGDLKSYSQKIIVK comes from the coding sequence ATGAAAAACTTACTTTTTACCATCAGTATTTTTTCTTCCCTAATTGTTAATTCTCAAAGCATTAATTTGGAAGAATTTGCTAGCGGACTGACCAGTCCTGTAGAGATTACGAATGCTAACGACAGTAGATTATTTGTTGTACAACAAGATGGAATGATAAAGATTCTTCAACCTAACGGAGCCATAAACCCTACTAATTTCCTGAATATTTCCTCAAAAATCGTCTATGGCGGAGAAAGAGGCCTTCTGGGACTTGCATTCCATCCACAATACCCTACCAATGGGTATTTTTTTGTGTATTATAATAACACCGCCGGAAATATTGTAGTGGCAAGATACAGTGTGAGTACGGCTGATCCCAATGTAGCTGATCCAAATTCTGAAAAAATCCTCCTGAACATTCCAAAACCATTCAATAATCACAATGGAGGAAGCATTCATTTTGCTCCTGACGGAAAACTCTGGATCATTACGGGTGACGGAGGAAGTGGCGGAGATCCCAACAACAATGCCCAAAATAAGAACGCGTTACTCGGAAAAATGTTAAGAATTGATGTGAATGCTACAGGACCTTATACTATTCCTCCCGACAACCCTTTTGCAGGAAGTACAGTAGACGGATTAGATGAAATCTGGGCTTACGGTCTTAGAAATGCATGGAAATTTTCTTTTGATCTCGATACGGGAAATGCATGGATTGCTGATGTAGGGCAGGGAGCTATTGAGGAAATTAACAGAATGCCCATCACTCAGGCCGGAATTAATTACGGTTGGCGTTGCTACGAAGGAAACACCGCATATAATACAACAGGGTGTCCTGCTCAATCTTCTATGACCTTTCCCATTGCTGTATATGACCATTCCGGAGGAAAATGCTCTATTACGGGAGGCTATGTCTACCGAGGCTCTCAATACCCTTCGCTTCAGGGAAAATATTTTTTTGCAGATTACTGCTCTACCCAGATCGGTATTTTGAATACTGACAATTCTATTACATGGACATCAGCTTACAGCGGAAATAATTTTTCAACTTTTGGTCAGAATTCACAAAAAGAACTGTATGTAGCAGCAGTCAATAGCGGAAAGATCTTTAAAGTCACAACAGGAACTTTGGGAACTCAGGAAAGCAATTCTTTAGGAACCATAAAAATATATCCTAATCCTGCTTCAAAAGAGATTTTCATCAGTGGAATCAGGGATAAAAAAGTAACTGCGGAAATCATCAGCGCAGAAGGCAGAAAGGTCTTGGAAACAGATCAGCTTAGCAATGGACAAAGCATTAATATTTCTAAAGTTCCTGCCGGCGTTTATTTCATTAATCTGAAATCCGGAGATTTGAAATCCTACAGTCAGAAGATTATTGTTAAATAG